From Calditrichota bacterium, one genomic window encodes:
- a CDS encoding ornithine carbamoyltransferase: MVSNLKGKHFLTCDDWDKQELDTVFETAFDLKKKFALEEPTRYLRDKTLFMIFFEQSTRTRNSMEAGMTQLGGHAHDLTADKMQISHGEAPKDTAIILSRMGHGIASRNCFYGVGNDYLNEMAQNSRKPIMSLQDDIYHPFQGLADQMTIFEHFGRNTKGLKVTVSWAYADTHSKPLSVPQTQMLLFPRYGIDLTIAHPKEFPLSKNIIEKARLNANAGGGSIRFTNDMDEGFEGAHIVVPKNWGGFGHYGVQEYLDNEESCKKEMAENLAKYKNWICDEKRIKLADKNVKLMHALPADRGNEVIDEILDNPDISIVFDEAENRLHTAKSIMALTM; this comes from the coding sequence ATGGTATCAAATTTAAAAGGAAAACATTTTCTTACATGTGATGATTGGGATAAACAAGAGCTGGATACAGTTTTTGAAACAGCATTTGACCTAAAAAAGAAATTCGCACTGGAAGAACCAACACGCTACCTGCGCGATAAAACTTTGTTTATGATTTTCTTTGAGCAATCAACCCGAACCCGAAATTCCATGGAAGCCGGAATGACACAGCTTGGTGGACATGCGCATGACTTAACTGCCGATAAAATGCAAATTTCACACGGCGAAGCGCCAAAGGACACAGCAATTATTTTATCCAGAATGGGTCATGGTATTGCTTCGCGCAATTGTTTTTATGGAGTTGGAAATGATTATTTAAATGAGATGGCACAGAATTCCAGAAAGCCAATTATGTCTTTGCAGGATGATATCTATCATCCTTTCCAGGGACTGGCAGACCAAATGACAATTTTTGAACATTTTGGACGAAATACCAAAGGATTAAAAGTTACAGTTTCATGGGCTTATGCGGATACTCATTCCAAACCGTTGTCAGTTCCCCAAACACAAATGCTTCTATTTCCACGCTATGGTATTGATTTGACCATTGCCCATCCAAAGGAATTTCCACTTAGCAAAAATATAATTGAAAAAGCCCGGTTAAACGCTAATGCCGGTGGTGGAAGTATTCGTTTTACAAATGATATGGATGAAGGTTTTGAAGGCGCCCACATTGTGGTTCCAAAAAATTGGGGTGGTTTTGGCCATTACGGCGTTCAGGAATATTTGGATAATGAAGAGAGCTGCAAAAAAGAAATGGCGGAAAATCTTGCCAAATATAAAAACTGGATTTGCGATGAAAAACGTATAAAATTGGCCGATAAAAATGTTAAACTGATGCATGCATTACCCGCTGACCGTGGCAATGAAGTTATCGATGAAATTTTGGATAATCCTGATATTTCAATTGTATTTGATGAAGCTGAAAATCGGCTACACACAGCCAAGTCCATTATGGCCTTGACGATGTAA
- a CDS encoding YgeY family selenium metabolism-linked hydrolase, with translation MELSEQIYELARKYEKYTAENLSKIVKHKSLSLNEKSVVEEIKGLMIEAGFDEVKIDGLGNIVGRIGSGKKIIAIDGHIDVVDLGNLDNWDFDPLGGEIKDGHVHGRGTVDQKGGPAAFITAGRILKEIGVPEDLTVYFVGSIMEEDCDGLCWKYIIEEENLKPDCVIVTEPTNLNIYRGHRGRMEIGVSFNGVSSHGSAPERGKNAIYMASKAALEVEKLNEKLLNDPFLGKGTIAVTEIRSSSPSLCAVSDFCYMHLDRRLTWGEDKALAVSQIEEIVKRVAEPAEAKVEVLHYDVESFTGMKYGMEKYFPTWKLEEDHPVISKGVEVYSTLFKADPKVDKWTFSTNGIAINGLHNIPVIGFGPGNEVLAHAPNEKVPVEHLVKASAFYAYFCMTF, from the coding sequence ATGGAGTTATCAGAACAAATTTACGAACTTGCACGCAAATATGAAAAGTATACTGCAGAAAACTTATCAAAAATTGTAAAACACAAATCATTAAGCTTAAATGAAAAAAGTGTAGTAGAAGAAATTAAGGGATTAATGATTGAAGCCGGATTTGATGAAGTTAAAATTGACGGCCTTGGAAACATAGTTGGACGAATTGGATCGGGCAAAAAAATTATTGCAATAGATGGCCACATAGATGTGGTTGATTTGGGCAATCTGGATAACTGGGATTTTGATCCATTGGGTGGCGAAATTAAAGACGGACATGTCCATGGGCGTGGTACAGTTGATCAAAAAGGTGGGCCGGCTGCTTTTATAACAGCGGGACGTATCTTAAAAGAAATTGGTGTTCCTGAAGATTTGACCGTTTATTTTGTTGGTTCAATTATGGAAGAAGATTGCGATGGTTTGTGCTGGAAATATATTATTGAAGAAGAAAATTTAAAACCGGATTGTGTGATTGTTACCGAACCCACGAATCTCAATATTTACCGTGGACATCGTGGCCGGATGGAAATCGGTGTATCATTTAATGGTGTTTCATCACACGGTTCTGCACCGGAACGTGGTAAAAATGCAATTTACATGGCATCCAAAGCTGCCCTGGAAGTTGAAAAATTAAACGAGAAATTATTAAATGATCCATTCCTTGGAAAAGGGACAATTGCTGTTACAGAAATCAGATCGAGCAGCCCGTCTTTATGTGCTGTTTCAGATTTTTGCTATATGCATTTGGATCGCCGCTTAACCTGGGGCGAAGACAAAGCCTTGGCTGTGAGTCAAATTGAGGAAATTGTTAAACGGGTTGCTGAACCTGCCGAAGCAAAAGTTGAAGTGCTTCATTATGATGTAGAATCTTTTACAGGAATGAAGTATGGAATGGAAAAATATTTTCCAACATGGAAGCTGGAAGAAGATCATCCTGTAATAAGTAAAGGTGTTGAAGTTTATAGCACTCTTTTTAAAGCAGATCCAAAAGTAGACAAATGGACTTTTTCGACCAATGGTATTGCTATAAATGGTTTACACAATATCCCGGTGATTGGTTTTGGTCCTGGTAATGAGGTTCTTGCGCATGCACCAAATGAAAAAGTGCCTGTTGAGCATTTGGTAAAAGCTTCGGCATTTTACGCGTATTTTTGTATGACATTTTGA
- the ygfK gene encoding putative selenate reductase subunit YgfK — MSDKMKPIPFINLLKWIFDEYKNSNSIFGIHSSQFFRKQNKQILSIFDEQIETPVGPAAGPHTQLSQNIITAYLVGSRFFELKTVQKLDQLEINKPCIDAQDECYNIEWSQELRLEESYDEYLKAWILIHLLKDIFDLCGNSDKSFVFNMSVGYDLEGIKTKPMDLFIEQLKDASLSGNFDHYKKEALDFLNSNSGFLTTFVNTEKLNEISNRISNLSPHISHSVTLSTMHGCPPEDIEAIAKYLLKEKKLHTYIKLNPTLLGFEKVRSMLDELGFDYIEMEKSSFDHDLQYHDAVPMIKRLSNLADQENRNFGIKLSNTLGTLNKKQKLNDDQMYMSGRSLFPLTINLAKKLAEEFEGKIKISYSGGADQSNITEIFKAGIFPITLVTDLLKPGGYQRLLPMARTLEELDFGKNTGSIDTIALERLADSSLKNKAYIKESRKIESIKVPEKLEKYDCYMAPCQQACPIHQDVAAYIRLVEEERYEEAFETIIARNPLPYITGYICDHQCQNHCTRWDYDSPVLIRDLKKEAAVKGWSSYLKKFKQNHDAAKNNISVAVIGAGPSGLAFSYFMAKAGFDVTVYEKTDRAGGVVQHALPDFRLPQTAIEKDLEFIKEHGVKFKFGVDAQFSIKKLQQDYNFIYIAIGAGKSNKLAIDGTNGNLFDAINFLQAFNSKAAPKLGEHVAVVGGGNSAMDAARAAKRTAGVKKVYILYRRTEKEMPADREEFDGALKDGVKYEELVLPVSYNKNTLRCQKMQLGEAGSDGRRKVEPIKNDFIDLEINSVISAIGEYVDSDLLISNKIPVNEKSDPLFNPETNQTGLENIYIGGDALRGPATVVEAIADGKKAAEAIIKKALNKATKQPSFKHLFDPQKRKSEITQKKALLNQVQSNKTEEASRCLGCSFVCDKCVDVCPNRANITLNSDLIDGDFDSSGQILHMDGMCNECGNCETFCPYNGSPYKDKVTLFWDEPSFSSSTNDGFLFLDASKSSQEKIRLKVRLDGKVNLLEVARDGFDLPNEKEEENDFNQLLRFAKTVYQNYNYLKM, encoded by the coding sequence ATGTCAGACAAAATGAAACCAATACCGTTTATAAATCTTTTAAAATGGATTTTTGATGAATATAAAAACTCTAATTCCATTTTTGGCATTCACTCTTCGCAATTTTTTAGAAAGCAAAACAAACAAATTCTTTCAATCTTTGATGAACAGATTGAAACCCCGGTTGGCCCCGCTGCCGGACCGCACACACAGTTAAGCCAAAACATTATTACAGCTTATCTTGTTGGCAGTAGATTCTTTGAATTAAAGACTGTTCAAAAACTCGATCAGTTAGAGATTAATAAACCATGCATTGATGCACAGGATGAGTGTTATAATATTGAGTGGTCGCAGGAATTAAGGCTGGAAGAATCGTATGATGAATATTTAAAAGCCTGGATTTTAATCCATTTATTGAAAGATATTTTTGACTTATGCGGCAACTCGGACAAGAGCTTTGTTTTTAATATGAGCGTAGGCTATGATCTTGAAGGTATTAAAACGAAGCCAATGGATTTATTTATCGAGCAGCTAAAGGATGCTTCCTTGTCCGGTAATTTTGATCACTATAAAAAAGAGGCTTTGGATTTTCTTAATAGCAATTCCGGTTTTCTTACTACTTTTGTAAACACAGAAAAACTGAATGAAATTAGTAACAGAATTTCAAATTTATCGCCACATATTTCTCATTCTGTAACTCTATCAACCATGCATGGCTGCCCTCCCGAAGATATTGAGGCCATTGCAAAATACTTGTTAAAAGAAAAAAAGCTGCATACATATATTAAGCTAAATCCGACTTTGCTGGGTTTTGAAAAAGTACGATCCATGCTTGACGAGCTTGGATTTGATTATATCGAAATGGAAAAGAGTTCGTTTGATCATGATTTACAATATCATGATGCTGTTCCAATGATAAAAAGATTATCTAATTTAGCGGATCAGGAAAACAGAAATTTCGGCATAAAACTTTCCAATACTTTGGGTACGTTGAATAAGAAACAAAAACTTAATGATGATCAAATGTATATGTCAGGCCGTTCTCTTTTTCCTTTGACAATAAACCTTGCAAAAAAGCTGGCTGAAGAATTTGAAGGAAAAATTAAAATCTCTTATTCCGGTGGCGCCGACCAATCAAACATCACTGAAATATTCAAAGCAGGAATATTCCCCATCACATTGGTTACCGATTTATTAAAACCAGGAGGCTACCAACGTCTTTTGCCAATGGCCAGAACGCTTGAAGAATTAGATTTTGGTAAGAATACAGGTTCAATCGATACAATTGCGCTTGAAAGGCTGGCTGATTCATCATTAAAAAATAAAGCTTATATAAAAGAATCACGCAAAATTGAAAGCATCAAAGTTCCTGAAAAATTAGAAAAATATGATTGTTATATGGCACCTTGTCAACAGGCCTGTCCTATCCACCAGGATGTAGCTGCGTATATTCGCCTGGTTGAAGAAGAAAGATATGAAGAGGCTTTTGAGACAATTATTGCACGAAATCCGCTTCCTTACATTACAGGTTACATTTGCGATCACCAATGCCAAAACCATTGTACACGCTGGGATTATGACTCTCCTGTTTTGATTCGGGATTTGAAAAAAGAAGCTGCTGTGAAAGGTTGGTCATCGTATTTGAAAAAGTTTAAACAAAACCATGATGCTGCAAAAAATAACATTTCCGTTGCGGTAATTGGAGCAGGTCCGTCGGGTTTAGCTTTTTCTTATTTTATGGCCAAAGCCGGATTTGACGTAACCGTTTATGAAAAGACAGACCGTGCAGGAGGCGTGGTACAACATGCCTTACCCGATTTTCGCTTGCCGCAAACGGCCATTGAAAAGGATTTAGAATTTATAAAAGAACATGGTGTAAAGTTTAAGTTTGGAGTTGATGCCCAATTCTCAATTAAAAAACTTCAGCAAGATTATAACTTTATCTACATCGCAATTGGTGCCGGCAAATCTAATAAACTTGCCATTGATGGTACGAATGGAAATCTTTTTGACGCCATCAATTTTTTGCAGGCTTTTAATAGCAAAGCAGCCCCAAAACTTGGAGAGCATGTTGCCGTTGTTGGCGGTGGCAATTCTGCAATGGATGCGGCTCGAGCAGCCAAAAGAACTGCTGGTGTAAAAAAAGTTTATATTCTTTATCGGCGTACGGAAAAGGAAATGCCCGCTGACAGAGAGGAATTTGACGGCGCCTTAAAAGATGGTGTTAAATATGAGGAACTGGTTTTGCCTGTCAGTTATAACAAAAACACCTTGCGCTGCCAGAAAATGCAATTGGGAGAAGCAGGCAGCGATGGCCGCAGAAAAGTTGAACCAATTAAAAATGATTTTATCGATTTAGAGATTAATTCTGTCATTTCGGCGATTGGTGAATACGTTGATTCAGATTTACTGATTTCCAATAAGATTCCCGTAAATGAAAAAAGCGATCCCTTATTTAACCCTGAAACAAATCAAACAGGATTGGAAAATATTTATATTGGTGGCGATGCATTACGCGGTCCTGCAACAGTAGTAGAAGCTATCGCAGATGGTAAAAAAGCAGCAGAGGCGATCATTAAAAAAGCGCTGAACAAAGCAACCAAACAACCTTCGTTCAAACATTTATTCGATCCTCAAAAAAGAAAATCAGAAATCACCCAGAAGAAAGCACTGCTTAACCAGGTCCAATCCAACAAAACGGAGGAAGCAAGCCGCTGCCTGGGTTGTAGTTTTGTTTGCGACAAATGCGTGGATGTCTGTCCAAACCGGGCAAATATTACTCTTAATTCAGATTTAATTGATGGTGACTTTGATAGCTCCGGCCAAATTTTGCATATGGATGGTATGTGTAACGAGTGTGGTAATTGCGAGACTTTCTGCCCATACAATGGGTCGCCCTATAAAGACAAAGTAACCCTGTTTTGGGATGAGCCATCTTTTTCATCAAGCACTAATGACGGGTTTTTATTTTTGGATGCTTCCAAATCATCACAAGAAAAAATCAGGTTAAAAGTTCGCTTGGATGGAAAAGTTAATTTGCTTGAAGTTGCGCGAGATGGATTTGATTTGCCCAATGAAAAGGAAGAAGAAAACGATTTTAACCAGTTACTCCGTTTTGCAAAAACAGTTTATCAAAATTATAATTATTTGAAAATGTAA
- a CDS encoding (2Fe-2S)-binding protein produces the protein MPKITFNLNNKDITISTSHNRRLLDVLREDLGMTGTKEGCAIGECGACTILLNDIAVNSCLMLIGQVEGKRVLTIEGLAVDSELHPLQKKFLEHGAVQCGFCTPGMLLSAYALLSKNPKPNEDEVKEAIVGNLCRCTGYKQIISAVMDVTS, from the coding sequence ATGCCTAAAATTACATTTAACCTAAATAATAAAGACATTACAATTTCAACCTCTCACAACCGCAGACTGCTTGATGTGCTGCGCGAAGATCTCGGCATGACGGGAACAAAGGAGGGCTGTGCAATCGGTGAATGCGGGGCTTGTACTATTTTACTGAATGACATTGCCGTCAATTCCTGTCTTATGCTAATCGGGCAGGTAGAAGGGAAGCGCGTTTTAACAATAGAAGGGCTCGCCGTTGATTCAGAGCTTCATCCTCTGCAAAAAAAGTTTTTGGAACATGGCGCAGTACAATGCGGGTTTTGTACTCCGGGGATGCTTCTTTCTGCTTATGCATTATTATCTAAAAATCCCAAGCCTAATGAGGATGAGGTAAAAGAAGCTATTGTTGGAAACCTTTGCCGCTGCACGGGTTATAAACAAATCATTTCAGCGGTGATGGATGTGACGAGTTGA
- a CDS encoding FAD-binding protein — MIPTLELMRPNSVREALELLKSNSQNNRVLAGGTDVITGIQMGSRRFSDIEQLIDINQIPEMKKIEETDDQIIIGAGVTFSELMDDAIAQHKLPLLTKAASTVGNLQIRNRATISGNFINNAPCADSVPPLLVYDAAIKIESVNGDRIVDLEQFLTGTYKTLIQADELVTQIIIPKTATDLKGDFYKLGRRKSVAISRISLAVLIGLENSIVKEIKIAAGAVTPIGERFPELEAWAKGKNISDDLLKSLSIKMAEKIIKGNGLRWSSAYKVPVVQQAFYQLLKKVTD; from the coding sequence ATGATTCCAACACTTGAATTGATGCGCCCGAATTCTGTGCGAGAAGCACTGGAACTGCTAAAGTCGAACAGCCAAAACAATCGTGTTCTTGCGGGGGGCACAGATGTAATTACTGGCATCCAAATGGGATCCCGCCGTTTTAGTGACATTGAACAGCTTATCGACATAAACCAAATCCCGGAAATGAAGAAGATTGAAGAAACCGATGACCAAATAATTATTGGTGCCGGAGTAACTTTTTCAGAATTGATGGATGATGCGATCGCGCAACATAAGTTGCCCTTGTTGACAAAAGCGGCTTCAACGGTTGGTAACCTGCAAATCCGTAACCGGGCAACTATCAGTGGGAATTTTATAAACAATGCGCCATGTGCAGATTCTGTCCCGCCTTTATTGGTTTACGATGCAGCCATAAAAATTGAATCAGTAAATGGAGATAGAATTGTTGATCTGGAGCAATTTTTAACCGGGACTTATAAAACACTTATTCAAGCGGACGAGCTGGTAACGCAGATTATAATCCCAAAGACTGCAACAGATTTAAAAGGAGATTTTTATAAACTGGGCAGACGAAAAAGTGTGGCAATCAGCCGCATATCGCTGGCAGTTTTAATTGGTTTGGAAAATAGCATAGTTAAGGAAATCAAAATTGCTGCAGGAGCCGTTACTCCAATTGGCGAACGTTTTCCGGAATTGGAAGCCTGGGCAAAAGGAAAGAATATATCAGATGATTTGTTGAAATCGCTTTCCATTAAAATGGCAGAAAAAATTATTAAAGGAAATGGATTGCGTTGGTCTAGCGCTTATAAAGTTCCTGTTGTGCAGCAAGCTTTTTATCAGCTTTTGAAAAAGGTTACGGATTAA
- a CDS encoding xanthine dehydrogenase family protein, protein MKKNFNHIGKNIIRQDGLEKITGQAKFADDYSFPNQLHAVMVRIPAAHAKINSIDYSAIKNDPAIIAIVDSNDISGSKKIGAIRQDQPVFAFDKVRTRGDVVAMLVGESHDDLLKLKSKVKIDYSELPILSNRNKALEKDAPLIHEQYENNEIVHYPLRKGDIEKGFKNSDHILEQTYTTPLIEHAYLEPEAVTAIPREGNKGVQIIGSIQNPHTTQNVVAAVLGWPLAKVRIQQADLGGSFGGKDDIMNVLSARAAIAAIKTGRPVKIRYNREDSILESYKRHPYTMHYKVGFNIDGKLQSMKIDIIADGGAYSSMSPFVTWRTVVQATGPYEVENVWTDVRAVYTNNPYTGAFRGFGSPQPIFAQESLMDEIAIKLKMTPDKIRQINGFKAGSITASNQVLENHDVNLLSVMDAAIARCDFQEKWIKNLPEQPKIFNGDEIDQESLVLKSNEFIDPKDAVKKGIGLAVSFRGSSLGAEGIDAAAAYLSVQKDGSAYLLCGLAENGQGLRTTFSIIAAEVLGIDVDDIFYLEQDTGLIADSGPTVASRSTIMGGGAVKNAADKIKNRLIKVLLEEWNLENADNIIFKNNKAFNPEIKSQEMSFGDLCRLANSKGISLSEIGWNKGPDVGWEEETGQGDAYFTYVYGCQIAEVSVNTVTGEVSIDRVVAAHDPGTVINKLGAEGQIYGGVTQGAGYGLWEEISTHEGMPRELNLDEYLIPTSQDIGEIIPVFVEGKEKFGPWGAKSLGEPTLELTAAAISNAVRNAVGKRFFNLPLNLEELILERKLHKEDLQRGSL, encoded by the coding sequence ATGAAGAAAAACTTTAATCATATCGGAAAAAATATTATCCGCCAGGATGGGCTGGAAAAAATAACCGGACAGGCAAAATTTGCAGATGATTATTCTTTCCCAAATCAGTTACATGCCGTCATGGTTAGAATCCCTGCAGCACATGCAAAAATCAATTCAATTGATTATTCTGCTATTAAAAATGATCCGGCAATAATTGCTATTGTGGACTCAAATGACATATCGGGTTCAAAAAAGATCGGTGCCATTCGCCAGGATCAACCTGTATTTGCGTTTGACAAGGTTCGCACACGCGGCGATGTTGTTGCCATGCTTGTCGGGGAATCTCACGATGACCTTCTAAAGCTAAAGAGTAAGGTAAAGATTGATTATTCGGAGCTTCCAATTCTTTCAAACCGAAATAAAGCCTTAGAAAAAGATGCACCACTAATTCATGAACAATATGAAAACAATGAGATTGTTCATTACCCTTTAAGAAAAGGTGATATTGAAAAAGGTTTTAAAAATAGTGATCATATTCTGGAACAAACCTACACAACTCCTTTAATTGAGCATGCCTATTTGGAACCTGAAGCTGTCACGGCTATTCCGCGGGAAGGTAACAAAGGGGTTCAAATTATTGGCAGTATTCAAAATCCACATACTACACAAAATGTCGTTGCCGCCGTTCTTGGATGGCCATTGGCCAAAGTTCGCATCCAACAAGCAGACTTGGGCGGGTCTTTTGGTGGTAAAGATGACATCATGAATGTGCTATCAGCACGTGCGGCCATTGCTGCCATTAAAACGGGTCGTCCGGTAAAAATTCGTTATAACCGCGAGGATTCAATTCTTGAGTCATACAAGCGTCATCCTTATACGATGCATTACAAAGTGGGTTTTAATATTGATGGCAAATTACAGTCAATGAAAATTGATATCATCGCTGATGGTGGCGCTTACTCTTCGATGAGCCCTTTTGTGACATGGCGGACTGTGGTTCAGGCAACCGGGCCTTACGAAGTTGAAAATGTATGGACAGATGTTCGGGCGGTTTATACAAATAATCCCTATACGGGAGCTTTTAGGGGATTTGGATCTCCACAGCCGATTTTTGCCCAGGAATCTCTTATGGATGAAATCGCCATCAAACTAAAAATGACACCTGACAAGATTCGTCAAATTAATGGTTTTAAAGCAGGATCGATAACTGCCAGTAACCAGGTGCTTGAAAATCATGATGTAAATTTACTTTCCGTGATGGATGCTGCGATTGCCCGATGCGACTTTCAGGAAAAATGGATAAAGAACTTGCCCGAGCAACCCAAAATTTTTAATGGGGATGAAATCGATCAGGAGAGCCTGGTTTTAAAGAGTAATGAATTTATTGATCCAAAAGATGCTGTAAAAAAGGGCATTGGACTGGCAGTAAGTTTCCGTGGCAGTTCTCTTGGGGCAGAAGGGATTGATGCAGCAGCAGCTTATCTTTCAGTTCAAAAAGATGGATCGGCCTATCTGCTTTGCGGTTTGGCTGAAAATGGCCAGGGTTTACGTACAACTTTTTCGATTATAGCTGCAGAGGTTTTAGGAATTGATGTTGATGATATTTTTTACCTGGAACAGGACACCGGTCTTATTGCCGATAGCGGGCCGACGGTGGCTTCACGCTCAACCATTATGGGCGGTGGCGCTGTTAAAAATGCGGCGGATAAAATAAAAAATCGACTGATAAAAGTATTGTTAGAAGAATGGAATTTGGAAAACGCCGATAATATAATCTTTAAGAACAACAAAGCTTTCAACCCGGAAATCAAATCTCAGGAAATGAGTTTTGGTGATTTGTGCAGGTTGGCCAATAGCAAAGGCATAAGTCTTTCTGAAATTGGCTGGAACAAAGGGCCCGATGTTGGCTGGGAAGAGGAAACAGGGCAAGGCGATGCATATTTTACCTATGTGTATGGCTGCCAAATTGCCGAGGTTTCTGTTAATACAGTTACTGGTGAAGTGAGTATTGACAGGGTTGTAGCGGCACATGATCCGGGAACTGTTATTAATAAACTTGGTGCAGAAGGCCAGATTTATGGTGGCGTAACGCAGGGGGCAGGTTACGGTTTATGGGAAGAAATAAGCACACACGAAGGCATGCCGCGAGAACTAAACCTTGATGAATATTTAATTCCAACCAGCCAGGATATTGGTGAGATTATCCCTGTTTTTGTGGAAGGAAAAGAGAAGTTTGGTCCATGGGGTGCAAAATCACTTGGTGAACCGACACTGGAGTTGACGGCAGCTGCCATTTCAAATGCGGTTCGTAATGCGGTTGGAAAGCGCTTTTTTAATTTACCTTTAAACCTGGAAGAGTTGATTTTGGAAAGAAAACTGCATAAAGAAGATTTGCAGAGGGGGAGCCTGTAA
- a CDS encoding amidohydrolase family protein has protein sequence MRINNTWICQVENKSIKPVFGDLIFTGGKIEQIIPKDHAQYIKAPKSDKNDTSVFDAEGGVTTLPNVNFHEHFYSRLAKGLNLTGPMDSFLNILENLWWKLDLNLDKAMVRASVQMGAVESIRNGVTYTFDHHASPNFTKGSLATIGNVLSELNLRGVLCFETSDRNGSAKAKEAMDENISFFNKRTNDDLKAMVGLHASFTVSDEILEQAAKAIQKYNLGVHIHLCEGLADRELSYADHGEMPVQRLEKFGLLNDRSILSHAIYLEPNDRDIILEKGSAIAYNPDSNMNNSVGLPAFSKMPTDTPIITGTDGMHANPVKSLKQLFLLERHNGNSFDDVFSWFQKIYFDQLDFVKKYFPDFASLQVNDRADFIIWDYVPPTPLTDQNFWGHYIYGITERPVNSVVQNGKFLMKDYGLVNIDEEQVNKDIYKQGARLFNTF, from the coding sequence ATGAGAATAAATAACACCTGGATTTGCCAGGTAGAAAATAAAAGCATAAAACCCGTTTTTGGTGATCTGATTTTTACTGGTGGTAAGATTGAACAAATCATCCCGAAAGATCATGCTCAATACATAAAAGCACCAAAGAGTGATAAAAATGATACTTCTGTTTTTGATGCGGAAGGCGGGGTGACGACTTTGCCAAATGTAAATTTTCATGAACACTTTTATTCACGTCTGGCGAAAGGATTAAATCTCACAGGTCCGATGGATAGTTTTTTGAATATCCTGGAAAACCTTTGGTGGAAACTGGACTTGAACTTGGATAAAGCAATGGTCCGCGCCAGTGTGCAAATGGGAGCAGTGGAATCGATCCGCAATGGTGTCACTTATACATTCGACCATCATGCCTCTCCCAATTTTACAAAAGGAAGCCTGGCTACCATTGGCAATGTCCTCTCCGAGCTAAACTTACGTGGAGTGCTTTGTTTTGAAACATCTGATCGTAATGGGTCTGCCAAGGCAAAAGAAGCAATGGATGAGAACATTTCCTTTTTTAATAAACGTACAAATGATGACTTGAAAGCTATGGTCGGTTTACATGCATCTTTTACAGTTTCTGATGAAATCCTGGAGCAGGCTGCAAAAGCCATCCAGAAATATAATTTGGGTGTGCATATACATCTTTGTGAAGGATTAGCTGATCGTGAATTAAGTTATGCCGATCACGGAGAGATGCCTGTGCAAAGATTAGAGAAATTTGGTTTGTTAAATGATAGAAGTATTTTGTCACATGCTATTTACCTGGAACCAAATGATCGTGATATAATATTAGAAAAGGGAAGTGCAATTGCCTATAATCCTGATTCAAATATGAATAATTCAGTTGGTTTACCGGCCTTCAGTAAAATGCCAACGGATACGCCAATAATAACCGGGACTGATGGAATGCATGCAAATCCTGTAAAAAGCTTAAAACAGTTGTTTTTGCTTGAACGTCACAATGGCAATTCATTTGATGATGTGTTTTCCTGGTTTCAGAAAATCTATTTTGATCAATTAGATTTTGTAAAAAAATATTTTCCGGATTTTGCATCTTTGCAGGTCAATGATCGTGCTGATTTTATTATTTGGGATTATGTGCCGCCAACGCCGTTAACTGATCAAAATTTCTGGGGGCATTATATTTACGGAATTACTGAACGGCCTGTAAATTCTGTTGTTCAAAATGGAAAATTCTTAATGAAGGATTATGGCTTGGTAAATATTGACGAAGAGCAGGTTAACAAAGATATTTATAAGCAGGGTGCAAGATTATTCAATACATTTTAG